DNA from Candidatus Dormiibacterota bacterium:
TACCGCCGCTTCCAGAGCCGATACGATCAATCGAATGAAAGAAGACCGGGTCCGCCTCGGAAGAATCGTGGAGACGGAAGTCGTTGGGGCGTCCTGCATACCCTTCCAGATTAGGTTGGTGATACATTCGAAGTATGAGAGATCCAATTTCACGGAGTTCTTCCTGTTTCGAATCAGGGGAGCGCGGGCGGACCTTCTGCGCTATGAACGGACCGAGGGTCTGATAATTCCAAGCTCGGATTCTTTACAAAAGTGTCCGTAACCGTTGTGAACGAGCACCCTGATCAAGTCTCCGCGGCCGAGATCGAGATGGTCCTCGTGGACCAAGTCCGCGACACGAGGTTCGAGGATCAGCAAGCCAGTGAGGCCCGCGCCCTAGCGGCCCCGATCTGGGAGGTGCTCCTCGTGCTCGAGAAGGAGAGGATCCTAAAACTCCTGGTCGAGCGGATCGAATACGACGGCAGGACGCTTGCGGTCAGGGTTCGGGTCCCGGCGCTCGTTGGCGAGGTCAGGAAGGCGTCATGAGCAGTTCGATCCAGACCGTGACCTACGAGCTTCGCAGATCCGACCTGTCTCAATCCCCCCCTCAAGGGCGCGGCTGGGTACTTCGGCAATGGAGACGCCGTGGAGCCTGAGACGTGGATGGAGCCGGACGGTCTGGGGCTGCTCGACGATCGTATGTTCGTGGCGCGCGCCGTCGGTCGGTCCATGGAGCCCGCCATCCACGACCGAGACTTCGTCGTGTTCCGGAGCAACCCGGTCGGGACGCGCCAGAACAAGATCGTGCTCGCGCAGTACCGGAGGCCGGCTGACCCCGAGACTGGAGGATCCTTCTCGGTGAAGAAGTACTCGTCGGGGAAGCGGCCCGATCCAGAGACGGACTGGCGCCACACCCGAATCATGTTGTCGCCGCTCAACCGCGAGTACCAACCGATCGTGATTCCGGGGAATCAGGCGGAGCATTTCCAGATCCTCGCAGAGCTTGTGGCCGTGCTCGGAAGATAGGAGACGACCACTGGTGAGCTTCGACCTGCCCAGCGCCATTTTGGACTCGACCACGGCGCAGCGGGTGGCGCGCGCGGCGACGTGTCGATCTACGACCTCCAGC
Protein-coding regions in this window:
- a CDS encoding S24 family peptidase; this translates as MEPETWMEPDGLGLLDDRMFVARAVGRSMEPAIHDRDFVVFRSNPVGTRQNKIVLAQYRRPADPETGGSFSVKKYSSGKRPDPETDWRHTRIMLSPLNREYQPIVIPGNQAEHFQILAELVAVLGR